ACCGGTCTGCCCCTTCTTAGCGAGGTCCTTGAGGTGCTGCTCGTAACGCTCCGGCGAGACGACCTTCACGTTGAACAGCATCCGGGAGTGGTCCTGGCCGCAGAGCTCGGCGCACTTGCCCTTGAAGGTGCCCTCCTGGGAGGGGGTCACCTGGAAGGAGTTGGTGTGGCCGGGGATGACGTCCATCTTCATCAGGAACGGGATCACCCAGAAGGAGTGGTTCACGTCCCGCGAGGTGAGGATGAAGCGGACGGTCTTGCCCTTCGGCAGCCACAGGGTCGGGCCCGGGTTGCCGGTCTGCGGGTTCCGGGTGCCCGGGGTGCCGTAGTCGTAGACACCGCCGGCGGCGGCCGGGAAGTCCTTCTTGAACCGGTCCGGAATGGCCGTCAGGTTCTTGTCGGTCTTCGCGTCACCCGCCGAACCGGCGACCGGCGTGACGTAGTTGAAGGCCCAGCTCCACTGGTAGCCGACCACGTTGACCGTGACGTCGGGCTTCTTCGATTCGTCGAGAAGCTTCGACTCGTCGCGGGCCGTGAAGTAGAAGAGCACCGAGACGATGATGAGCGGGACCACCGTGTACAGGGCCTCGATGGGCATGTTGTACCGGGTCTGCGGAGGTACCTCGACCTTGGTGCGGCTGCGCCGGTGGAAGAAAGCACTCCACAGGATCAGACCCCACACCAGCACGCCGACCGCGATCGCGGCGGCCCAGGACCCCTGCCACAGGGAGAGGATCCGCGGAGCCTCTTCCGTGACCGGGGTGGGCATACCCAGCCGGGGGAAGTCCTTGTATGTGCAACCGGTTGCGGTCGCCAGGACCAGGCCCGCAGTCAGTGCCTGCAGCAGCTTCCGCCGCATCGGGCGCCGCGGCGAGCGGTCGGAGCCGTTGGGACTCACGTAGCGCCTTCCCGAGAGTCTCGCCCGCGCGGTTGGCTGCGGCCTGCCTTCTCGCTGGTCGGTCGCCGCCCTGCGTCGGGCAGGGGTTTGGATGTTTATGCGGACCAAACCCTACTGGACGCCTTCCGGCGGGTCGCGGGGAGGGGGGCCCAACGCGCCGCGGGTCACGCCGACGGGTGGGATGCCCTGAAGTGGGGCGCTTCGCCGGGGCGTGCCGGGCGCGCACCGGGGTGCCCAACCGGGCGGGCGTAGGCCGTTCGTGGCGGGTGCGGGGCGGGCGGGGCGGGTGCGGGGCGAGCGAGGCGGGCGGAGGTGGGGGTGCGGTGTGGCGGGTGCGGTGTGGCGGGTGCGGTGACGCGGCAGCGGGCGCGGGTGGCGCGGGACAGGCGGGGACCGGTCGGGGCGGAGGCGGGTGTTCCGCACCGGCACGACGGTCCGACGGCGGGCGCGGGCCGGTGCGGGCGAGGCGGGCGCTTCGTGGTGGGCGCAGGGCGGTACGGGCGAGGCGGGCGCTCCGTGGTGGGCGCGGCCCGGTACGGGCGAGGCGGGCGTTCCATGGTGGGCGCGGGGCGGCCGTGGTGCCGCCCCGCGGTTCCCCGGCGCCCGGCGGGGCGCTTAGCGTGAACCCGTGCCCTACTTCGACGCCGCTTCCGCCGCCCCCCTGCACCCCGTCGCCCGTCAGGCCCTGCTCGCCGCGCTCGACGAGGGGTGGGCCGATCCCGCACGGCTCTACAAGGAGGGGAGGCGCGCGCGGCTGCTGCTGGACGCGGCGCGCCAGGCGGCGGCGGAGGCGGTGGGATGCCGGGCCGACGAGCTGGTGTTCACCTCGTCCGGCACCCGGGCCGTGCACACCGGCGTCGCGGGGGCGCTGGCCGGGCGGCGCCGGGTCGGACGTCACCTGATCGTGTCAGCGGTCGAACACTCCTCGGTGCTCCATTCGGCGGAGGTCCACGAGGCGGGGGGCGGGACGGTCGGCCGGGTCGCGGTCGACCGGCACGGCGCGGTGAGCGCCGGTTCCTACGCGGCGGCGCTCGGCCCGGACACCGCGCTGGCGTGCCTCCAGTCGGCCAACCACGAGGTGGGCACCGAGCAGCCGGTCGCAGAGGTGGCCGAGGTGTGCCGCGCCGCGGGGGTGCCGCTGCTGGTGGACGCGGCGCAGTCGCTCGGCTGGGGGCCGGTCGGCGGCGACTGGTCGCTGCTGACGGCGAGCGCCCACAAGTGGGGCGGGCCGTCCGGGACCGGGCTGCTGGTGGTGCGCAAGGGCGTGCGGTTCGCCCCGCGGGAACCGGCCGACGAGCGGGAGTCGGGCCGGGCGGCCGGATTCGAGAACCTGCCGGCGATCGTGGCGGCGGCCGCCTCGTTGCGGGCGGTGCGGGCCGAGGCGGCGGCCGAGGCGGTACGGCTGCGGGAGCTGACCGAGCGGATCAGGGCGCGGGTGCCGGAACTGGTGCCGGACGTGGAGGTGGTGGGCGACCCGGTGCGCCGGCTGCCGGGGATCGTCACCTTCTCCTGTCTCTATGTCGACGGGGAGACGCTGCTGCACGAGCTGGACCGGGAGGGCTTCTCCGTCTCCTCGGGCTCCTCCTGCACCAGCAGCACGCTGACCCCGAGTCATGTGCTGCGGGCGATGGGGGTGCTGAGCGAGGGCAACGTGCGGGTGTCGCTGCCCGCCGGGACGGCGGCCGAGGACGTCGAGCGTTTCCTGTCGGTGCTGCCGGGCGTGGTGGCGGGCGTACGGGAGAAGCTGGGGGCGGTGCCGCAGGCGCAGGCGCCGGGGCCGGGGCCGCGGGAGGCGCCGGGCGCGCGTGCCGCGGAAGGGGGCCGTGCCGCGGAAGGGACCCGTGCCGGAGAAGAGGCCCCTGCCGGGGAGCTGGTCCTCGACACGCTCGGCAGGCGCTGCCCGATCCCCGTCATCGAGCTGGCGAAGGTCATCGGGGACGTGCCGGTCGGCGGCACGGTCCGGGTCCTCTCGGACGACGAGGCCGCGCGTCTGGACATCCCGGCGTGGTGCGAGATGCGAGGGCAGGAGTACGCCGGCGAGGAGCCGGCGGACGAGGGCTCGGCCTACGTCGTCCGCCGGGTCTCCTGACGGGCTGTCCGCCGCGCGGGCGGACCGGCGCGGGTGCGGTCAGGCGAGGTGGGTGCGGTCAGGCCAGGTGGGTGCGGACCTCGCCGGCCGCCTCGTCGCCGTACGCCTTGGTGAAGCGCTCCATGAAGTGGCCCCGGCGCAGCTGGTACTCCTGGGTGCCCACGGTCTCGATGACCAGGGTCGCCAGCATGCAGCCGACCTGGGCGGCGCGCTCCAGGGAGACGCCCCAGGCGAGACCGGACAGGAATCCGGCGCGGAAGGCGTCGCCCACGCCGGTGGGGTCGGCCTTGCGCTCCTCGTCCGCGCAGCCGACCTCGATCGGGTCCTCGCCGGTGCGCTCGATCCGCACGCCGCGCGCGCCGAGGGTGGTCACCCGGTGGCCGACGCGGTCCAGGATCTCGGCGTCGCTCCAGCCGGTCTTGGTCTCGATGAGGCCCTTCTCGTACTCGTTCGAGAACAGGTACGTGGC
The sequence above is drawn from the Streptomyces sp. SAT1 genome and encodes:
- the ctaC gene encoding aa3-type cytochrome oxidase subunit II, with product MSPNGSDRSPRRPMRRKLLQALTAGLVLATATGCTYKDFPRLGMPTPVTEEAPRILSLWQGSWAAAIAVGVLVWGLILWSAFFHRRSRTKVEVPPQTRYNMPIEALYTVVPLIIVSVLFYFTARDESKLLDESKKPDVTVNVVGYQWSWAFNYVTPVAGSAGDAKTDKNLTAIPDRFKKDFPAAAGGVYDYGTPGTRNPQTGNPGPTLWLPKGKTVRFILTSRDVNHSFWVIPFLMKMDVIPGHTNSFQVTPSQEGTFKGKCAELCGQDHSRMLFNVKVVSPERYEQHLKDLAKKGQTGYVPAGIAQTSHEKNRETNNL
- a CDS encoding cysteine desulfurase/sulfurtransferase TusA family protein codes for the protein MPYFDAASAAPLHPVARQALLAALDEGWADPARLYKEGRRARLLLDAARQAAAEAVGCRADELVFTSSGTRAVHTGVAGALAGRRRVGRHLIVSAVEHSSVLHSAEVHEAGGGTVGRVAVDRHGAVSAGSYAAALGPDTALACLQSANHEVGTEQPVAEVAEVCRAAGVPLLVDAAQSLGWGPVGGDWSLLTASAHKWGGPSGTGLLVVRKGVRFAPREPADERESGRAAGFENLPAIVAAAASLRAVRAEAAAEAVRLRELTERIRARVPELVPDVEVVGDPVRRLPGIVTFSCLYVDGETLLHELDREGFSVSSGSSCTSSTLTPSHVLRAMGVLSEGNVRVSLPAGTAAEDVERFLSVLPGVVAGVREKLGAVPQAQAPGPGPREAPGARAAEGGRAAEGTRAGEEAPAGELVLDTLGRRCPIPVIELAKVIGDVPVGGTVRVLSDDEAARLDIPAWCEMRGQEYAGEEPADEGSAYVVRRVS